GCTGAACACCGCCACCGACCGGATGCCCATGGCTCGCAGGGTGCGGATGACCCGCACCGCGATCTCGCCACGGTTGGCGACGAGGACTGTGTCGAATAGGGAGAGGCTCATCATCACATCCGGAATACGCCGTAGGAGACCGGCTCCAGCGGAGCCTGTCCGACAACCGAAAGGGCAAGGCCGAGTACTGTTCTGGTGTCGGCCGGGTCGATCACGCCGTCATCCCAGAGCCGGGCCGTCGAATAGTACGGGTTGCCCTGGTGCTCGTACTGGGCCCGGATCGGCGCCTTGAACTCTTCTTCCTGCTCGGCGCTCATATCGCCGCGCACCGTGGCCAGCACCGATGCCGCCTGCTCGCCGCCCATCACCGAGATGCGGGCGTTGGGCCACATCCACAGGAACCGGGGTGAATACGCCCGCCCGCACATGGAGTAGTTGCCCGCGCCGTAGGAGCCGCCGATCACGACCGTCAGCTTCGGTACCCGCGCGCAGGCCACCGCGGTGACCATCTTGGCACCGTGCTTGGCGATGCCCGAGGCCTCGTAATCGCGGCCGACCATGAAGCCCGCGATGTTCTGCAGGAACAGCAGCGGCGTCTTGCGCTTGTCGCACAGCTCGATGAAATGCGCTCCCTTGAGCGCCGATTCGCCGAACAGCACGCCGTTGTTGGCGACGATGCCGACCGGATGTCCGTGGATGCGGGCGAAACCGGTGACCAGCGTGGTGCCGTATTCGGCCTTGAACTCGCTGAACTCGCCACCGTCGACGATGCGGGTGATCACCTCGTGCACGTCGTAGGGAACCCGGGCATCGACCGGAACCACGTCGTAGAGCTCGGTCTGGTCGGCCACCGCGTCGACGGTGGGGGCCACCGCCCACGGCGGCGCCTCGGCCGGGCCGAGGGTGGCGACGATGTTGCGCACGATCCGCAGCGCGTCGCGGTCGTCGTGGGCCAGGTGGTCGGTGACCCCTGAGGTCTTGGAGTGCAGGTCCCCGCCGCCGAGGTCCTCGGCGGTGACGACCTCACCGGTGGCGGCCTTCACCAGCGGCGGACCGCCGAGGAAGATCGTGCCCTGGTTGCGCACGATCACGGCCTCGTCGCTCATCGCGGGCACGTAGGCGCCGCCGGCGGTGCAGGAGCCGAGCACGGCGGCGATCTGCGCGATGCCCTGTGCGCTCATCGTGGCCTGGTTGTAGAAGATCCGGCCGAAGTGCTCACGGTCGGGGAACACCTCGTCCTGGCGCGGCAGGAACGCCCCGCCGGAGTCGACGAGGTAGATGCACGGCAGCTTGTTCTGCAGCGCGATCTCCTGGGCGCGCAGGTGCTTCTTGACCGTCACCGGG
The genomic region above belongs to Mycolicibacterium sp. HK-90 and contains:
- a CDS encoding carboxyl transferase domain-containing protein encodes the protein MGDALSSHRDEHLALVEQLRGKLATAALGGPERARQRHVDRGKLLPRDRVDGLLDPGSPFLEIAALAADGMYDDECPGAGMIAGIGRVSGRECLIVANDATVKGGTYYPVTVKKHLRAQEIALQNKLPCIYLVDSGGAFLPRQDEVFPDREHFGRIFYNQATMSAQGIAQIAAVLGSCTAGGAYVPAMSDEAVIVRNQGTIFLGGPPLVKAATGEVVTAEDLGGGDLHSKTSGVTDHLAHDDRDALRIVRNIVATLGPAEAPPWAVAPTVDAVADQTELYDVVPVDARVPYDVHEVITRIVDGGEFSEFKAEYGTTLVTGFARIHGHPVGIVANNGVLFGESALKGAHFIELCDKRKTPLLFLQNIAGFMVGRDYEASGIAKHGAKMVTAVACARVPKLTVVIGGSYGAGNYSMCGRAYSPRFLWMWPNARISVMGGEQAASVLATVRGDMSAEQEEEFKAPIRAQYEHQGNPYYSTARLWDDGVIDPADTRTVLGLALSVVGQAPLEPVSYGVFRM